Proteins from a single region of Eremothecium gossypii ATCC 10895 chromosome VI, complete sequence:
- the DPI35 gene encoding Dpi35p (Syntenic homolog of Saccharomyces cerevisiae YMR130W; 1-intron), with amino-acid sequence MSRGVLLEALARNRQPKVITFDAYNCLFSTRLPVAEQYSAVGRRHGVDVAPSVLAARFPAVFRETSARHPDYGKYTGLSVQGWWTLVIQRLFKPAEVGEKMVAEILQRFQGHGAYKVFPDALWLLEELRVRRPEVVVGVLSNSDPTMRQVLLNLGLGSYFTDAIYLSYDLGAKKPERRAFDAALERILERNPQLLGDLGAEELRAACWHVGDEKSADLCGATGAGWNGILVDRQDIYGQLGQGSAVALGLNQFVVPDFYTVGKLFGLAYNI; translated from the exons ATGTCGCGTGGAGTTCTGTTAGAGGCGCTGGCCCGCAACAGACAGCCCAAGGTGATTACATTTGACGCGTACAATTGCCTGTTCAGCACGCGCCTTCCGGTGGCAGAGCAGTATAGCGCTGTGGGCCGCAGACATGGGGTTGATGTTGCACCAAGTGTGCTGGCAGCTAGGTTTCCGGCAG TGTTCCGGGAGACTAGCGCGCGGCACCCGGACTACGGAAAATACACGGGACTGTCGGTCCAGGGGTGGTGGACGCTGGTGATCCAGAGGTTGTTTAAGCCGGCGGAAGTGGGCGAGAAGATGGTGGCGGAGATCTTGCAGCGCTTCCAGGGGCATGGGGCATACAAGGTTTTCCCGGACGCGCTGTggctgctggaggagctgcgTGTGCGCCGGCCAGAGGTGGTGGTGGGGGTGCTCAGCAACTCGGACCCAACGATGCGACAGGTGCTTCTGAACCTGGGTCTTGGGAGCTACTTCACGGACGCGATCTACCTGTCTTACGATCTGGGGGCGAAGAAGCCAGAGCGCCGCGCCTTCGATGCGGCACTGGAGCGGATACTGGAGCGCAATCCTCAGCTGCTGGGGGACCTAGGCGCGGAGGAActccgcgccgcctgctgGCACGTGGGTGACGAAAAGTCGGCCGACCTGTGCGGCGCCACCGGGGCCGGATGGAACGGCATTCTAGTAGATCGCCAGGATATTTACGGCCAACTCGGGCAGGGGAGTGCCGTTGCACTGGGCCTGAATCAGTTCGTCGTTCCCGACTTCTATACAGTGGGAAAGCTCTTTGGCCTAGCATACAACATATAG
- the POM152 gene encoding Pom152p (Syntenic homolog of Saccharomyces cerevisiae YMR129W (POM152)), translating into MMGMKYRYDVPAEKRSWRDTMQHNEKLYRKSSSFDADSLLRSQATSQEEVTEKEETVERTEVDVKTVIASEKVTEQMGAVRERPLISTEVLDVPSQRALAFSLFLIIQTYKLYDLVLLKSGLPVSGVLLTNSKFNFISKYAIVDSLFLYFLPSFKIPKLRFRPIVTFLQILLAVALTILLSNDTNIPLISLLVSAWGRYNTKELSLTGASVNHRKIMDTSSHFKGAHTIKILPENTVMFNPFHESFCLPMEMAITDLKVPIRINSTSEISFLQLEHHDIYTNEIQLLNFTRKELSKMNVKSEPDPQILYLQVPLERVGFYQLKKIVDTNNFGLRIYKPQVIVSHCPMATVGGIGSKDKCIGDQDTVTIQVTGVPPMKLKYTKTINNEDFNFVDSSLQPEYFESPLLSNKKTFSRADIADLKWARTYPVDITLESFINSDGVYSYAIDEVVDGLGNVMDFKALSPEVLEKYELEHTFHAHDLPRASLDEKINPNSGTKRSLLLHVESSSAQQDVPYLAAINYEHNNERSTLEYEFTDQNAEIFIENPGAYTLTSIRSKYCSGAILGKSTIVVTKPIPPQLSVKSTPILDQCIGQVGLNFDLTFTGVPPFYYTAKIYKQENGQLRLHEKKDFKSQGTRNQYSYNPTTEGHYEIVFDAISNTLFKDPIPLLPASDYTFNTSMRVKANAVINTKYDSTLCLGDRSKIPVKFTGEPPFNLDYDIVETSSNKRISYHLEKVTSYHYDIQTPPFNVGGDYILSLISVKDSSGCLVPLSGNDARINVRRDIPTAAFSLANSTTNELKIKEGSTAFLPLRLSGEQPFTVRYQHISKDGTASGTYESKFQSNYRPVLKVNQEGSYRLLSMKDHSCDGNVESELMPKVSFFEKPTFSVVEHNKIAKLNSFNFAKEPVCQGFEETVDLSLVGSAPFTVMYELTSPNGQITSKSIQVATKYASLKLPNDHQGEYILTVKAVYDSYYTQHDLQGKPLRSAEVTIRQTVNPLPTVRFADRGKTYRTCSANVDQPYLLDAIPLHISGGKGPYSISFSIYHESTSKTDFLTLDNVTLDSFDYTQLYHGLKLGNHIVSIEKVVDKNGCINDAIMENNHVLISITDVPKIVLMDPTMEYCVGDYVSYQLNGVAPFLIKYEFNGVQLRSKEQTSQFVRFASEPGMISINSIQDSSSHCVIDFSNPALKAEFERLSLLVHPIPSVTVSQGDNVIEDIHEGDQAEVIFTFEGTPPFSLTYVRTEEVDGRKGRRPQIVETHKVTDIYSYEYRVSTSLQGTYEAIEVADAFCSAKNDAFFNNY; encoded by the coding sequence ATGATGGGCATGAAGTATCGATATGATGTCCCGGCTGAGAAACGGTCTTGGCGGGATACGATGCAGCATAATGAGAAGCTGTACCGAAAGTCGTCATCTTTCGATGCCGATTCGCTGCTAAGATCACAGGCGACTTCACAGGAAGAGGTGACGGAGAAAGAGGAAACAGTGGAACGTACTGAGGTTGATGTAAAGACTGTGATTGCCTCGGAAAAGGTTACGGAGCAGATGGGGGCTGTGCGCGAGCGGCCGCTCATAAGCACTGAGGTGTTAGACGTGCCGAGCCAGCGTGCACTCGCGTTTTCGCTGTTCCTGATCATCCAGACGTACAAACTGTACGATCTTGTCCTGCTGAAGTCGGGGTTGCCTGTTTCAGGCGTGCTGTTGACGAACTCGAAGTTCAACTTCATTTCGAAATACGCGATTGTGGACTCTCTGTTCCTGTACTTTTTACCGAGCTTCAAGATTCCAAAGCTGAGGTTTCGGCCGATAGTGACTTTTCTACAAATTCTGCTAGCTGTGGCACTTACTATTCTACTTTCAAACGACACCAACATTCCTCTCATTTCACTCTTGGTCTCCGCGTGGGGGCGATATAACACGAAGGAGCTGAGCTTAACGGGCGCTTCTGTCAATCACAGGAAGATCATGGACACGTCGTCACACTTTAAGGGCGCGCACACGATCAAGATTCTACCTGAGAACACGGTCATGTTTAATCCTTTCCACGAGTCATTCTGCCTGCCAATGGAAATGGCGATCACAGACTTGAAAGTACCAATTCGTATAAACTCCACTTCCGAAATTAGCTTTTTGCAGCTTGAGCATCACGATATCTACACGAACGAGATACAGCTGCTAAACTTCACCAGAAAGGAACTCTCAAAGATGAATGTTAAGAGCGAACCAGATCCTCAAATTCTGTACCTACAGGTTCCTCTAGAAAGGGTCGGTTTTTACCAGTTAAAGAAGATTGTGGATACAAACAACTTTGGCTTGAGAATTTATAAGCCGCAGGTTATTGTAAGTCATTGTCCGATGGCTACTGTTGGGGGAATTGGCTCCAAGGATAAATGCATTGGTGACCAAGATACGGTAACAATCCAGGTGACAGGGGTTCCACCCATGAAGTTAAAATACACTAAAACTATCAATAATGAAGACTTTAATTTTGTTGACTCATCGCTGCAACCTGAATATTTTGAATCACCTTTGTTATCAAATAAGAAGACTTTTTCGAGAGCAGATATTGCAGATTTAAAGTGGGCCAGGACTTACCCCGTCGATATCACACTGGAGTCGTTTATCAACAGCGATGGTGTATATAGCTATGCGATTGACGAGGTGGTTGACGGTCTTGGAAATGTGATGGATTTTAAAGCTTTGTCTCCAGAGGTGCTGGAAAAGTATGAACTAGAGCACACGTTCCACGCTCACGACCTTCCACGTGCATCTCTTGATGAAAAAATCAACCCTAATTCAGGTACCAAGAGGTCGTTGTTATTACATGTTGAATCCAGTTCGGCTCAACAGGATGTTCCGTACCTTGCCGCAATCAACTACGAACACAACAACGAAAGGTCTACATTAGAGTATGAGTTTACTGACCAGAACGCCGAAATATTTATTGAAAACCCCGGTGCTTATACGTTGACCTCCATCCGCTCTAAATACTGCTCTGGTGCTATTCTTGGCAAATCCACGATAGTAGTCACAAAACCTATCCCTCCTCAATTGAGCGTCAAGTCAACCCCTATTCTTGATCAATGTATTGGTCAGGTCGGTTTAAACTTCGATCTCACCTTTACCGGTGTACCACCATTTTATTACACCGCCAAGATATACAAGCAGGAAAATGGCCAACTTAGATTGCATGAAAAGAAGGATTTCAAGTCGCAGGGTACCAGAAATCAATATAGTTATAACCCAACTACTGAAGGTCACTATGAAATTGTATTTGATGCCATATCTAATACACTATTCAAAGATCCTATTCCATTGCTACCAGCTTCTGATTACACCTTTAACACTTCCATGCGAGTAAAGGCTAACGCTGTTATCAATACGAAATATGATTCCACGTTGTGCCTGGGGGACCGGAGCAAGATACCCGTGAAGTTCACCGGCGAACCTCCGTTTAACTTGGACTATGATATCGTGGAAACATCTTCGAACAAAAGGATATCTTATCATCTCGAGAAGGTAACATCCTACCACTATGATATACAAACACCGCCATTTAATGTAGGCGGTGATTATATCTTATCGTTAATTTCCGTCAAAGATTCATCAGGATGTTTGGTACCATTAAGCGGTAACGATGCTCGGATAAATGTCAGAAGAGACATTCCTACCGCTGCCTTCAGCCTTGCAAACTCAACTACAAATGAGTTGAAGATTAAGGAAGGTTCTACTGCTTTTTTGCCTTTGAGACTCTCTGGTGAACAACCATTTACAGTCAGGTATCAACATATAAGCAAGGATGGTACCGCATCAGGGACATATGAATCTAAATTCCAATCCAATTACAGACCTGTGCTGAAAGTCAATCAAGAAGGGTCTTATAGATTGCTGTCTATGAAAGACCATAGCTGCGATGGTAACGTTGAGTCAGAACTTATGCCGAAGGTATCTTTCTTCGAGAAGCCAACGTTCTCCGTTGTGGAACATAATAAAATTGCCAAACTGAACAGTTTTAATTTTGCTAAAGAGCCTGTCTGTCAGGGCTTTGAGGAAACTGTTGATCTATCGTTGGTTGGCTCCGCGCCTTTCACGGTTATGTACGAATTAACCTCGCCAAATGGCCAGATTACTTCCAAATCCATTCAAGTGGCGACGAAGTATGCATCCCTGAAGTTACCAAATGACCATCAAGGTGAATATATTCTAACTGTTAAGGCCGTTTATGATTCCTACTACACACAGCATGACTTGCAAGGAAAGCCGTTGAGATCAGCCGAAGTAACTATAAGGCAGACTGTTAATCCACTACCAACCGTGAGATTCGCTGATAGAGGTAAGACTTATAGAACATGTTCAGCCAATGTTGACCAGCCTTATTTGTTGGACGCTATACCACTGCATATTAGTGGCGGCAAGGGCCCATACTCTATTTCTTTCAGTATCTACCACGAAAGCACTTCGAAAACCGACTTTTTGACACTTGACAACGTGACGCTAGATTCATTTGACTACACACAATTATACCATGGATTGAAGCTTGGGAATCACATCGTCAGCATTGAAAAGGTTGTAGACAAAAATGGTTGCATTAACGATGCCATCATGGAGAATAATCACGTACTAATATCTATAACGGACGTCCCAAAGATTGTGCTAATGGATCCAACCATGGAGTATTGTGTTGGTGACTATGTTTCATACCAACTAAATGGTGTTGCACCATTCCTAATTAAGTATGAGTTCAATGGCGTACAACTAAGATCCAAGGAACAAACCTCACAATTTGTCAGATTTGCCAGTGAACCAGGTATGATTTCTATCAATTCCATTCAAGATTCATCGTCTCACTGTGTCATAGACTTCTCAAACCCTGCTCTGAAAGCTGAGTTTGAAAGACTTTCTCTACTAGTACATCCAATTCCGTCTGTTACTGTCTCGCAGGGTGATAATGTTATTGAAGACATACACGAAGGTGATCAAGCAGAAGTGATTTTTACTTTTGAAGGTACGCCACCATTTTCTTTGACCTATGTGCGGACAGAAGAGGTAGATGGCAGAAAGGGGAGGAGACCTCAAATTGTAGAAACCCATAAGGTTACTGACATTTACTCATATGAGTACCGTGTTAGTACCAGTCTACAGGGTACATATGAGGCCATTGAGGTAGCTGACGCCTTCTGCTCAGCGAAGAATGATGCATTTTTCAACAATTATTGA
- the SMF3 gene encoding putative divalent metal ion transporter SMF3 (Syntenic homolog of Saccharomyces cerevisiae YLR034C (SMF3)) produces the protein MELQRMMQYLRKLGHFIGPGIMVSVAYMDPGNYSTSVAGGAQYKYHLLFSIFVSNIFAVVLQCLCVKLGTVTGRDLAENCRRHLPRKLNYVMYAFAEVAIIATDLAEVVGTAVALQILFGIPLIWGVLLTILDVLLILVFYRPEKQTMREVRMFEFFVSIFVAGTMVCFVLELFKLSVPSKLELFRGFLPSPVLFKEQRAIFISLGILGATVMPHSLYLGSALVKPRVQEYDIKKYGKLKESGPSLEAIKYTLNFSYAELIVSLFFIATFVNSAILIVAGATLFGEPEAEDADLISIYQLLCKTISPAAGLIFALAMLFSGQSAGVICTMAGQIVSSGFLKWNLDPWIIRLVTRLIAIVPCFIVALFMGEKGISNILNLSQVVLSLILPIVSAPLIYFTSSKKIMTVVDHDGNEDDLDEPSERTNLVTIKKPFVDYSNDKWLAYVSVGIWALIGSLNCYLVVSFLLGADVQF, from the coding sequence ATGGAACTTCAACGTATGATGCAGTACTTGCGGAAGCTTGGGCACTTTATTGGCCCGGGAATCATGGTGTCAGTTGCATATATGGATCCAGGCAACTACTCTACGAGTGTTGCAGGTGGGGCTCAGTACAAGTACCACCTTCTATTTTCAATATTTGTTTCGAATATCTTTGCAGTGGTATTGCAGTGTCTATGTGTGAAGCTTGGTACGGTAACCGGGCGTGACTTGGCGGAGAACTGCCGACGGCACCTCCCACGAAAGTTAAACTACGTGATGTATGCATTTGCAGAGGTTGCGATCATCGCGACAGATCTTGCAGAGGTGGTGGGCACAGCAGTGGCGCTACAGATATTATTTGGTATTCCTCTCATTTGGGGGGTACTGCTAACAATTTTAGACGTGCTCTTGATTTTGGTGTTCTACCGACCCGAAAAACAGACAATGCGGGAGGTCCGTATGTTTGAGTTCTTTGTGAGTATATTTGTGGCTGGTACTATGGTGTGTTTCGTGTTGGAGCTCTTCAAGCTCTCTGTTCCGAGCAAACTGGAATTGTTCCGGGGCTTTTTGCCGTCGCCTGTACTTTTCAAAGAGCAGCGAGCCATATTTATTTCCTTAGGAATACTCGGTGCAACTGTGATGCCACACTCATTGTATTTGGGCTCGGCGTTGGTTAAGCCAAGGGTGCAGGAATATGACATCAAAAAGTATGGGAAACTTAAGGAATCGGGACCTTCGTTAGAGGCTATCAAATACACATTGAACTTTTCATATGCTGAATTAATTGTGTCGCTATTCTTCATTGCAACATTTGTTAATTCAGCTATTTTGATAGTTGCAGGAGCGACCCTCTTCGGAGAGCCGGAAGCAGAGGATGCGGATTTGATTTCCATTTACCAGTTACTTTGTAAAACAATatcgccagctgctggctTGATTTTTGCTCTGGCTATGTTGTTCAGCGGGCAATCTGCTGGGGTAATATGCACCATGGCCGGTCAGATTGTCTCATCGGGTTTCTTAAAGTGGAATTTGGACCCCTGGATTATCAGGCTAGTTACAAGGCTGATCGCCATTGTTCCGTGTTTCATTGTAGCCTTATTCATGGGAGAGAAAGGCATTTCTAATATTCTAAATTTGTCGCAAGTGGTACTCTCGCTGATTTTACCTATTGTGAGTGCGCCATTGATATACTTTACATCCAGTAAAAAGATCATGACGGTGGTCGATCATGACGGGAATGAAGATGACCTCGATGAACCTTCCGAGAGAACAAACTTGGTGACCATTAAGAAACCGTTTGTTGACTACTCGAATGATAAATGGTTAGCATATGTTTCCGTTGGGATATGGGCTCTTATTGGATCTTTGAACTGCTACCTAGTTGTCTCATTCCTGCTGGGTGCTGATGTGCAGTTCTGA
- a CDS encoding AFR228Wp (Non-syntenic homolog of Saccharomyces cerevisiae YKR093W (PTR2)), whose protein sequence is MNEEKETAKVNFVQDLEKEKYITETETLQIPTEHEELTLRRIVTSPKIHLYFICLIEFAERGSFYGTGNRMGNFYQYPLPIGGNGAGAPGPGEQDPGALGKGLAVATAMGLLLKFTSYTFSIITGYISDVYIGQIKMLWIGVWLGVGSHILFIIAALPSVLAHTNVAYALSVVALLSLSLCTSFVKPVLLPLLLQQYPYKTNIVKTLLSGERVIVDRDASLQRMTMVFYWAINVGAFLSLATAYSAQRVGYWLAFTVPLIIYLLMPIVLWKLQEDIKTNEPSRESVLAESLKVLKVCYEWGWIKRYWSGQFWDYAKPTNLIQQGRIGWRKKKAGFYDEKYVYDTKLTISACTIFLYYVIYQMHSNLDEPMRSQAGSMEGEGVPNDLFSNFNPISIIVVMPILDYVLYPLLRRYRINFKPVYRIFCGFMIGCLGSTVGAIIQWRVYNTSPCGYMGATTCPELHHKKSPLSRWLVAIEYALGGTSECLAMTTGYEIAFERSPKKMKGFVLALFMFTVAISSAIILPITPFFKDPYLIQPFAVCAGVGALTAIIFLWRYWDLDKQMKLERELSSPENSS, encoded by the coding sequence ATGAACGAGGAAAAGGAAACTGCAAAAGTGAACTTTGTTCAAGACTTGGAGAAAGAGAAGTATATCACAGAAACTGAAACATTACAAATTCCAACCGAACATGAAGAATTGACGCTACGCCGTATAGTCACCAGTCCCAAGATTCACCTCTATTTTATATGCCTGATTGAGTTTGCAGAACGTGGCTCCTTCTATGGAACAGGGAATAGGATGGGCAACTTTTACCAGTATCCATTGCCAATTGGTGGAAACGGCGCGGGAGCGCCGGGACCGGGCGAACAGGACCCTGGCGCACTTGGAAAGGGCCTAGCAGTAGCTACAGCGATGGGGCTACTTCTAAAATTTACCTCTTATACGTTCTCTATAATCACGGGCTATATCAGCGATGTGTATATTGGCCAAATAAAGATGCTGTGGATTGGAGTGTGGCTAGGGGTAGGGTCACATATTTTGTTCATCATAGCAGCTCTGCCATCCGTCTTAGCACATACCAATGTAGCATATGCACTATCAGTGGTTGCTTTGCTTTCGTTGTCACTATGCACCTCCTTTGTTAAACCTGTACTACTACCTCTCTTATTACAACAGTACCCTTATAAGACGAATATTGTGAAGACCCTCCTATCTGGGGAGCGGGTGATTGTTGATCGTGATGCATCGTTACAGAGGATGACAATGGTGTTCTATTGGGCCATAAATGTTGGGGCATTTTTGTCATTGGCGACAGCGTATTCTGCACAAAGGGTAGGCTACTGGCTAGCATTTACTGTACCTTTAATAATTTATTTGTTGATGCCAATAGTCTTATGGAAGCTACAGGAAGATATCAAAACAAATGAGCCTTCGAGGGAATCAGTTCTTGCAGAAAGTTTAAAAGTGTTAAAGGTATGCTATGAATGGGGATGGATCAAGCGATACTGGAGTGGCCAGTTCTGGGATTACGCGAAACCCACAAATTTAATACAACAAGGTCGGATTGGATGGCGCAAGAAAAAAGCGGGCTTCTATGACGAGAAATATGTGTACGATACCAAACTAACAATATCTGCTTGTACTATTTTTCTCTACTATGTCATTTATCAAATGCACAGCAACCTAGACGAGCCTATGAGAAGCCAGGCTGGCTCAATGGAGGGTGAAGGGGTTCCGAATGATCTTTTTTCAAACTTCAATCCGATATCAATCATAGTAGTGATGCCCATACTAGATTATGTTTTGTATCCGCTACTAAGACGCTATCGTATCAACTTCAAACCTGTCTACCGCATTTTCTGCGGGTTCATGATAGGATGCCTCGGATCTACGGTTGGTGCAATAATTCAATGGAGAGTGTATAATACTTCGCCTTGCGGTTATATGGGAGCAACAACATGTCCCGAGTTACATCATAAGAAATCTCCCTTATCTCGCTGGCTAGTGGCAATAGAATATGCCTTAGGCGGAACCTCAGAGTGTTTGGCTATGACTACCGGGTATGAGATTGCTTTTGAAAGATCTCCAAAAAAAATGAAGGGATTCGTTTTGGCTTTGTTCATGTTTACCGTTGCTATCTCATCTGCCATTATTTTACCCATAACTCCATTTTTCAAAGACCCATATCTCATACAACCGTTTGCTGTCTGCGCAGGTGTCGGGGCACTCACAGCAATCATCTTTTTATGGAGATACTGGGACTTAGACAAGCAGATGAAACTGGAGAGAGAGCTTTCATCACCTGAAAATAGCTCCTAG
- the MLH2 gene encoding mismatch repair protein MLH2 (Syntenic homolog of Saccharomyces cerevisiae YLR035C (MLH2)), which translates to MGIHRIEDESKWKVVSASFIYSPTTAVKELLDNAIDAGASNVHIEVDSKTGGCDYISVRDDGNGVGVVDRHMMCLNHTTSKLRKYEDVSTCGTLGFRGEALFMLATLSNHCGTMEVSTRCKSERMGTRWQVDGSGEVKEGSTSSVPMPVGTTVTIRKLLHGLRARHVTISSRPRKSLDDISQLVLQYTLVFRRIRFHFYLVSLDRADFVCQRKLQLNVDPKLSLLRVLGLQARIRKLSGNLHEFGPVPVTDTLSARGVLPSMTRGAEVTQTKKTIKAVALNRRPMSLSLSLGSAVNKMLNKTYRSYSLPDPTIWMVELECDPHLVDVNIEPTKDDAAISSLATLIQCLQDALEPIIIRLHRIDRDGESVSRTDDPQSTLLDDDDNDDIFEILATSERRRKLPSSCFMKQEPGSDKTHELHLNITESQQGTLQASTEAELIDRNQQKPVEEWGPTDFEDSLNSDIQSTSNPISVLAYRYDETSHDDSVAFPRNISLSNPFHMSKLKSGWNTSLDSSTDGSILDSAASQTSRSDLHSSYGNSSTTNPTSDAQSPQITYNAGTKRKASGSESKRNARPTKMKTTNRRPTQREERELLKLQYSSTGPSEENVPIQKDKIKPTKDRRRNLNMFSEYTNNFISRVHYDRNNIVLQKHSKLTYKKELTWIFRKGDPALSLIDFVQQKAEEIDNNVDLKLEQTSKGWYVVGI; encoded by the coding sequence ATGGGCATCCATAGGATTGAGGATGAGTCCAAGTGGAAGGTTGTATCTGCGTCATTCATTTATAGTCCCACAACAGCGGTTAAAGAGCTACTAGATAACGCGATCGATGCTGGCGCTTCCAACGTCCACATCGAAGTAGACTCCAAGACGGGGGGCTGCGACTATATCTCGGTGCGGGACGACGGGAACGGGGTGGGAGTAGTTGATAGGCATATGATGTGCCTGAATCACACGACGTCGAAGCTGCGAAAGTACGAGGACGTGAGCACGTGCGGGACTCTGGGGTTCAGGGGAGAGGCGCTGTTCATGCTTGCGACGCTGAGCAACCATTGCGGGACGATGGAGGTGAGCACGCGGTGCAAGAGCGAGCGCATGGGGACGCGATGGCAAGTGGACGGGTCGGGTGAGGTGAAGGAAGGGAGCACGAGCAGCGTGCCGATGCCCGTGGGCACGACGGTAACGATCCGGAAGCTGCTGCATGggctgcgggcgcggcACGTCACGATCTCCTCGCGGCCGCGTAAGTCGCTGGACGATATAAGCCAATTGGTGCTGCAGTACACGCTGGTTTTCAGGCGCATTCGGTTCCACTTTTACCTGGTTTCTCTCGACCGCGCGGATTTTGTATGTCAGCGCAAACTGCAGCTGAATGTTGACCCGAAGCTATCGCTGCTGCGTGTGCTCGGTTTGCAGGCAAGAATCCGGAAGCTCTCCGGCAACCTGCATGAATTCGGGCCAGTCCCTGTCACAGATACCTTGTCGGCGCGTGGTGTCTTGCCCTCGATGACACGGGGCGCAGAGGTGACgcagacgaagaagacGATCAAAGCCGTTGCCCTTAACCGGAGGCCGATGTCACTGTCCCTCTCGCTGGGCAGTGCAGTGAACAAGATGTTGAATAAGACATACCGGTCTTACAGTCTCCCTGATCCGACAATATGGATGGTTGAGTTGGAGTGCGATCCGCACCTAGTTGACGTGAATATTGAGCCTACGAAGGATGATGCTGCCATTAGTAGCCTTGCAACTTTAATACAATGCCTACAAGATGCTTTGGAACCGATTATAATACGGCTTCATCGTATCGACCGCGATGGTGAATCGGTCAGTCGGACGGACGATCCCCAGTCTACTTTATTGGATGATGATGATAATGACGACATTTTCGAAATATTAGCCACTTCCGAGAGGCGGCGGAAGCTTCCAAGCTCTTGCTTTATGAAGCAGGAACCAGGATCGGATAAGACACATGAACTTCATTTGAATATTACAGAATCTCAACAGGGGACCCTGCAAGCCAGCACCGAAGCAGAGTTAATCGACCGAAATCAGCAGAAGCCAGTGGAGGAATGGGGCCCAACTGATTTCGAGGACAGTCTTAATTCTGATATACAGTCAACAAGCAATCCCATCTCTGTTCTAGCGTATCGATACGATGAAACTTCCCATGATGATAGCGTTGCATTCCCCAGAAATATCAGCCTCTCCAATCCCTTCCATATGTCAAAGTTAAAGAGCGGCTGGAACACTTCATTAGATTCATCGACTGATGGGAGTATCTTGGATTCCGCAGCAAGCCAGACTTCCAGGTCTGACCTGCACTCTTCTTATGGAAACAGCTCCACAACAAACCCAACTTCAGACGCGCAGAGTCCACAAATCACCTATAACGCTGGTACCAAGCGTAAAGCCAGCGGCTCTGAGTCGAAAAGAAATGCACGCCCAACGAAGATGAAAACCACTAATAGAAGACCAACACAAAGAGAGGAAAGGGAGCTTCTCAAGCTACAATATTCTAGTACCGGGCCATCTGAAGAAAATGTACCCATACAAAAGGATAAGATAAAGCCTACTAAGGACAGGAGGCGAAACCTGAATATGTTCTCAGAATATACAAATAATTTTATTAGCAGAGTGCACTACGATCGTAACAATATAGTTTTGCAAAAACACTCAAAGCTAACTTACAAAAAGGAACTGACATGGATATTTAGAAAGGGAGACCCGGCTCTGTCCTTGATAGACTTTGTGCAGCAGAAGGCGGAGGAAATAGACAATAATGTTGACCTAAAACTTGAACAAACATCAAAAGGTTGGTATGTAGTTGGTATATAG